ACAGCGAATGTTCGCCACTGGCTTCGTCGCCCAGATTGTCCTGAAGCCATCAGGCAATTGAAGCAGCTTTTTGACAAGTGTTTCATACCAGCCAACACCATGCAGGAGCAGAAACCTCTGCAGGAATTGAAAAGCACATGTCGTGCCTATGCCAATCACGATGGCGTTAATTTTTCTCCTCATCAAACGCATGAGGGTAACACCTGCATCATCTACAAACATAAGTCTGCAGTCATTACTATGGCTGGTCAAATTCAGTGGATCCAGAACATCCCCAGGCCAGGTGGGGGCCAGGATGTCCGGCTTCATGTATGACCATACGAGCAGTTGCCCAAAGCCCTCTATGATCCCTTCGTTCATTACCCACACTTGAGTGCTAGAACTTATTCATCTAAGTTGAGCAACATTGAACATCTCATTGACTTGGATGATATCATTGCACACGCCGCTCGATTCGACTATTCAAAAGGGAGATCGGTGTTTGTCAACCTCTCCCGAGACTAGTGGCCTTCGTCTCACTCTTCTACAACCTCTATGTATGTACAAAATCTCCATCAAAGTATACTTAAACATATTCTACACATGATATTGAGTGTCCTCAGTTTTCTGGAGTACGAGTTGTAGAAGGATCAATTTAGATCCCAGGTATGTCTTATTCATTCCCACACCTGACTCCCACATTACAAAACCTGTGTATCTCCGATTTGCAGGAGGAATGCGATGCGTATAACGTCAATCCGAAATACATAAAGCAATATTCGCCCGGAAGCAAACTTTCTCAAATCCATCAAAAGAACGTCTGGACCTCCAGATCTGTGTTAGAGGAAGTTGAGCCATGATGACAGTGACGCCTCACTAAGGGTCTCTTGGTAAAAGAAGAAACACTCTTTGAACCGGTGCGTAAATTAACCCTAGGCTCTCCCGACGACGATCCTTGCCCTGCCATGCTCTCTGGGTGACATGCCAGAGATGTTGGCCGCTGTGAGACTTCCATGCTTGTGCGCCGAGGATTTAGTAACCTCTCTTTCACTGAAACGGAAGTAGCGCGCTTGGATCGTCTGAGGTACGTTTTCGGGCTCGACGAGGGGCTTGATCGAATACATTTGGAGGAGAGGAAACTGTGGCATTCTGATTTGAGGGTACTGGAAGAAGGTCAGCCGGTTGCAGATTACATGGATAAAGAATCTCTTCTCCACCACACTCTTCATCTATAGAGTGTGGTGAACACAATGGTTGTGTACGTCTGGAAGCTGTAAAACTTGCCAAAGTAAGGAACGAGGGAGAAACATGAGAAAAGTGGGAGACACACATCTTCTTTTTCGGTCATTCCTTCGAGAAGGAGCGTCGCTGTCTCTTATACCGCCCGAATCGTTCATGTTGACCCCCTGGTAAGCATTAAAACCATTGTCCTTCCCATAACAAGGAGTTGCTAGCTTTCCAATGCCCACTAGTGCGGCTCTGTCAATCTCCTCCGCCGGAGTTCTGGGGCAGTTATTTGGAGAAGGTGATTCGCCAAAATTATACACGTGTAATAATCTTGATTAACGCACTTGTGTATCCATAGCTATCTGACACATGATACGACTAACTCTTCAAATCACAACTAAAATCGGACATGATCAGAATCGCGAAGGAGATGAACGTGTTCTGAAAACAATGAAGGGACAAAGGTACAGTATCCCGACACGACGTGTCAATCTGATTTCCCACGTAAACTGCAATCCTCAATCTCTCCCCCAGCATTCAACCCGTCAAAGCATGCCCAAACTACAAATGACGAAAAAGATCAGAATATCTCATATAAAGGCTTTCAATGTTTATGTTAATGTGAGGACAAAATCGTTCAATTACAAAAAAGCAAGATACTCACAAAATGTACCTTTTTATTTTGCATCTAGACATATCCGATTTACCGTCTCGTACGCTTCGTATTTGAGCCAGTTGCTATATCACATACAACAATTGACAGGCACTTTTAGCCTCAACTCCCTGATCCTGTTGAAAACCAGATACCTTTCGCTCACAGAATCATCAAACTATGGAACATGCAACAAGTCAAACAGACAATCATTATGATATCCGTAGGTGTATCAATTCTCCAACTTTAACGAATATTAATCTAAACGTCTTCACAGCTGATTGTGTGTCTTGGATACATAGTGGTCCATATAATAAACGCGGGATGGGATGTTTTGCAACACCTTAGTTCGACTGATCAAATCAAATCGAAGGGAAATATTCAAGGAGGTACTGGCTCATTCACACTCCAAGGTCCAACTATACGCACTCATTTCGTTTGTGCTGAAGGCGAAATAGGAATTAAGAAAACATGGGATCGGTTGTGATAATGCCGAGCAGTAGAACTGCACTGGACTGGTGGCAAAGGTATCTTTCTAGTTCGATGTGCTTTTCGTTTGCACTCATCGGACTCTACTTGCGTCGATCAATGGCCGTCCCTAGCTACCATTTAGTGTACTTACTATTACTGACTTTCTTGCTGCTCTTGAAGTGAAAAATTTGAAATACATCTAATACATTCACTGACGATGGCATGCTGAACTCCCTCCAAGATCCGTCTCACTGTTGATGAGCGACGCCCAATTTTTCTGGAAATCTGAACCTGCTGTCACTCCTGTCACTCATACAGTATGGCACCTCTACCATCATGGCATCATGGAAGCGTATGTGAGCGTCAGACGCAAGTCCACCAGCGTTTGGACACGCCCATGTCATTGACTTAACGTGGCTACGATGTGGGAGCGTCAGTGCAGTGACGCCTGGGCGTCACATCAGCTTAGCTGAAAGCACAGGAATCAGTTCAGCTTTCAGACTTGTTGACAGCCAGACCGATTTTTGGAGATTCAGACCGACTATCGGCTAGTCCAACATCTATCCAATCAGCACAGGTTTCTGAATGGCTGAAATCCAGCAATTTGGTCTGGCTGAAATGGGAATTGATTTCTACTAAATCAACTTACCTTTCGGTCAGTTAGACATGTCTACATtcagtttttgtttttgttgatCCGTATTTTGTACTGAATGGGAGAAACTCAGCTTAAAAATCGGACAATTTGAATTGCCGTACTTTGGCTCGTATTTCGATTATGTGAAATTATGTACTGATTTAGTTGCTTTCAGCACTTCATTAAGCTCGACATaattttttgtttttctggTGTGAGTGTCCTCAGGAGGTCAGGTCCGTTCAGTGCGGCTCGTGATCTTACTGAAACGGCCCGACCTCGGTTCAGAGCCATTGTGGCAGTGCAGCTTCTGGACAAGAGCCGTTTCAAAACTGTGCCGGGCTGCGGCTCCCACAAGTCTAGAAAATTATGTAAATAAAATTAATGAGGATAACATTTGGCTATTAAATTGTTCAAATTTGGAAAAACTTGCCTAATGCGAACCGGGGTTTTCACGAAACCGGTGCAAACCGGCACAAACTACGGCTTGCACATTGAACCGTTCCGGTAATATTGGCCTCGTCTAAAAACCGAAATTCCGAGCCGAACGGGGATTTCGGCTTCGGTTCGGATCGAGAGTGGTTTGGAACCGAACCGTTGATATCACTAGTCACAGGACATTACGGGCACTGCCACCGGTCACCCCTTGATCACCTCTCTTCTACCTCCTCCCGTTTCTCACTACAATCATGCCTCGAGCAGAAGGTCAGTCGGACACTTCTCTCGTTCTGCGTTGCTTCTGATAGTTACTTTCACAGTCGGAACCCCAAAATATGTCGCAAACAAGATGAAGTCCAAGGGGCTCCAACGCCTGAGGTGGTACTGTCAAGTCTGCGAAAAACAATGTCGAGACGAGAACGGATTCAAGTGTCATGCACAGTCTGAATCTCATCTGCGTCAGATGCTGGTAGTTGGGGAACATGCTGGAAAGCATATTGCCAGTTTCTCTCAACAGTTCCAGTCCGAATTCGTCTCTCTATTGTCTAGAAGGTGTGATGACTCCGTCCTATATTGTGGTCGCCGTTCGATTGACATACTTAACTTTTACAGGTTTGGTACGAAGCGAGTTTTTGCAAACCGAGTGTATCAAGAATACATCGCAGACAAGAGCCATCTACATATGAATGCTACGCGCTGGGTCACTCTTACCGAGTTCGTGAAGCATCTTGGAAGAAGTGGGATTGCAAGGGTAGACGACACTGAAAAGGGATGGTTCATTGCTTGGATTGATAACAGCCCTAAAGCTCTTGCAAAGGCGGTGAGTCAGATTTTGTTTTGTCTTGATAACAAGTCTAACTATCTGCAAACTGAAACaggaagcttctatgaagaaAGAGCGCTCGACCACATCAGATGAACAGCGAGAGCGAATGCTCATTGCAGAGCAAATTGAACGGGCTGCTGCTGAAGCGGAAAATGGAGCATCCCCACGATCGTCCGATTCTCCGCCAGCTGAAGAGGGATTAAAAAGAGATGACGGGTCTGAGAAAGTTGTTATCTCGTTCGGTGCAAAGCCTACCAACGCGGACAATACGGGAGAGAcctcgtcttcctcgtctACAGCTTCAACTCCATCCGCGTCCATCGGCTTGAAGATGAACCCCCTGAAGCCAAAGGTGAACCCTCTGAAGTCGACAATAAACCCTTTAAAGGCAGGCAACCCATTGAAACGAACCAACCCACTCAAACCGACTAGTGCTCCATCAGCATCACAGGCTGAGGAAAGCAAGAAACGTTCTGCACCAATGACAGCGGCGGAACAGCTTATTTTGGAAGATCAACAGAGAAAGAGGCGGAGGATGGAACGCGAGTCGGTGGTTTAGCTCCCTGTTAGGTCTTTCAGTTTGCATGTTATTTTTCCCAGTACTTGGTCCCGGTTTAATGTATTGCTACTCGTATTGTACAACTGTCCACGCTTGGTGTGGTTGTCCTGATGTCTATTGAATGAAGTGAAGTTTAGTTGACGATTTTTAACTGTTCAATCAGAAACGCTAGAAATGGCGACGGAGGTGCAATTTACGGCGAGTCTGTGTTTGTAAATGATAACATACAACGTGAAATCCTAGGTATACATACAGTATTTAAGATGCATATAAGATCTGTGGACTCTATGGTTGGGTCTGGAATTGCTCCTCCCCACCCATCCGATCGTAATACTCCTTGCCCTGGTTCGTTTTGGCGATGTAACCAGCTCGAATGGTCCAGTCTCCGAAATGTTCACCTTCGTGGCGCTCGAGAGCGTAACGCTTGATCATAGGTCGGAGGATGGCCAAGATCTCTGGCTCAGTGACAGATTCTGTGCAAGAGCACGTTAGGTAGCCAGATGTAGGAACATAATGATTTACTTGCCATTGTATATCTTGTTTACACGCTGACCATAGTACCCACCACCAAGCAACATAAGATATTGACCTGGAGCCTTGCCCACAAATGCAATTTCTGGAATGGAATTGAGTACATGAATCCTAGAGAAATAAAATGGCTTAGCCTGACCTGCAACATATGGACGCGCACAACCATTGGGGCAACCAGTCATACGCATAACAATCGAGTCATTACGTAGGCCGTTCTCCTCGCAAATCCTTTCGACCTTGTCGATGAGAATGGGGAGATACTAGAAAATGCTTTATTGAGTATGGTCAACACTATGCCACGATGAAACTACCCACTCGTTCTGATTCTGCGTTGGCCAGGCCTGTTAAACTCAAAAGTTGATAAGATATTCCTAAAACGATCAAGCTTGACATACCGCATGTAGGGAAGGCAACGCAAGCGGACGACGAAAGTCGAAGACCAGAATGGTTGAGGTTATCCATTTTGTACTTGGCCAGGATTCCCTTGATCAGATGTAGGTCTTCACTTGGAATATCAGACACCACCAGATGTTGATTGGTAGTTAGACGGAAGGCTCCTTTGTGGACCTTGGCGATTTCACGTAGGCCAGTCTTGAAATCCTTTCCTGGCTCATCCTGGATACGCCCATTCTCGATGAACATCGTAAAGTGATGTCTGCCATCTTCTCCAGTAGTCCAGCCGAAGTCGTCAATGTTTCGGTCAAAGGTGTATGCACGAGCGGGTTGTAGCTCATAGCCGAGCTGTTTCTCGACTGCAGCCTTGAAGACGTCCAAACCCATTCGGTCGATAGTGTATTTTAGTCGGGCGTTCTGGATAGGAATTTAGTACAAGATTAAGAATCTTCGGCACCGAATCTCACCTTACGACTGCAAGAAGATTAGAGAATGGACTTTGTGAGCAACTGCATCGTCATGGTAGGAGTTCAGACTCACTCTGCTCGGTTACCGTTATCCCGCTGCACGATCACAACAGCTTCCGCAACATATTTCCCTTGTTCAGGCGTACAGAATCCAATAACGTCCGCAGTACGGGGGTATGTCTTCTTGTTGCCGAAGGTGACGCCCATACCACCTCCGATGGCAACGTTGAAACCGGTAAGCTTGCCACTCTCCTCGACAATCGCAATAAAGCCGAGATCATTTGCGAAAACGTCAACGTCATTGGTGGGAGGTACCGCGACCGCGATCTTGAACTGTACGAAAGTGGATCAGGACTAACTTCCGGAGATTGACTTTGGGGATCTTACTTTACGAGGGAGATAGAACTCGCCATAGACAGGTTCAACAACCTTCAAAGCCTCACCAGCTACCATCTTCTTGTCCAGCCAGATTTCGTGGTACGCGGTAGTTCGAGGAATCAGATAATTACTAACGGTGACGCAGAACTGGTGCACTTGGGCATGCagtttggatttggatgggATGGAAGAGCAGATCACGTTTCTGTATGAACAGCGGTATAAGATAGCGAGAACTGTCTGGACTTTCATATACTCACCTGTTGACATCACCGCATGCAGCCAATGTGTCAAGCAACACACGGTTGATATCCTTGATCGCAGGCTTCAAATGCCTCTTGATGACTCCGTGGAATTGGAAAGTTTGTCGTGTCGTGATCTTGAAGGTACCAGATCCATGTTCGTCCGCAATCTGGTCCATCTGCAGCCACTGGTCGGGCTTACATATACCGCCGGGCATTCGAACTCGAATCATGAACGCATAGGCAGGCTCAACACCTTGAGCGAGACGTTCATCACGAATATCACGGTCATCTTGCTGATAGATACCGTGGAACTTGGTAAGTTGGGTGTCACTAGGAGCCAAGGCGCCGGTGGAAGTGTCCAAAAGACCTTCAGCGATCGTTCCACGGAGGTAGTTGGAGGCGGCTTTGATATGCTCGTTCGTGATAGGATCGGGTTCCTTCTCGGTGACTTCGATAGAGTCAACACCAAACAACTTCCACACCAGTGGCTCCCATTCTTGATAACCAGTCATGTACCCATCCGCATCCTGATCGTCACCAAGTCCGAGGGGAATCACTCGTTCACCGCCGATCTTTTCGAGACGAGCATCCAAATCCCTGGCGGGCTTATTGTAGTAGTGAGCATCCTCAGGTCGAGGCCAGTATTTACTATCACCCATTCCAAAGACGGCATACTTGAGCTTGGTGAAGAGCTTGTCCCCTCGAGCTGCAGCGGCATTGGAAGCCTTGAAGAGCTGACGACCATTCTGTGGTGGTTCTCCCTGACCTGCTGTAGAAGTGATAAACATCACATGCTCCTCGTTCGCTAGGGTATCCAGGTTCATCGAATCTATCGTTCCTAAAGTAGCCTCCAACCCCCGGACTTTAGCCCGACTAGCCAACTTCTTCGCCACTTTCTCAGCTGCACCACCGTCAGAGGCATACAAGATGGTGACCGGAGGAGCATCGAGTGCGTTCAACAACTCGTTGTAAGACTGGGTAGCCTTCCGTTTCCTCGCCTCCTTCACATTCTCACCAAGACTGCTCACAATCTCAGTAGCAAGTTCGGGTTTGGAATAAACAAGCTGGGACAAGTGGTTCTGTCTATCCAAGAACTGTTGAAGATCGTTCTTGACGGAATCCGagtccaaagagaaaggttCCTTGCCCACGCGTTCTTTGCTTGGATCCCACCTGTAGAGCGGCCAGTAGCCAGCGTCGACGGCGAGTTTGGTTTCCTTAACAATGTCCAAGGCGGGAGCGTCTTCGGACCTGTAGGGAAGGTATGCTAAAACCACACTGGGACCGTTGTACGCATCCGCTTCCATAATCGATTGTAGGACTTGGGCATAAGATGAGTAGACTGCAACGCTAGCCACATAGACGTCTCCGTGGTTCATGGCGTACAAACCAACGTCGTGTTTGCGGCGACTTGGGTCACCGGTGTTACGAGCAGTGTAAGGGATAGTGTCGATGATGAGAATGTTGATGTTTAGTCCCGAAGCGATGGCATGATGAAGACCAGATGAGCCAATatcataggaccacgcatcAGAGCCTATGATCCATCGAGATCGGGCGGGGAAATGAGCGCGGAGAGATAGAATTCGGGAGGCTGCAGTATGGGAAACGGGAGTTGCCTTAAGGAATTTCACGATATCATCTCCTAGGGCACGACCCTTAGTTGCGTGGTCCTTGGCTAGCACCCACTTGCTTAGGAGGGAGTGTAGATTGGCGTTCAAGTCGGGGACCTGGAGGAGTTCTCGAACGGCTGCAACGAGCTCGTCCCTCTGTCCGAGCTGGCCACGTACACGACCAAGGGCGAATTCCGGGGTGGTCGCAATCTCTCCTTGAGATGCAACGAGGGAGGGCGAGTTGCATACATCGAGCCTGTCCTGGAAGAGGTGGGAAAGAATCTTCGTGTAAGAAAGCTCATGTTTGGGGACGTGTGGTTCTGCATGAGATGAGGTGGGAGATGTGGGTATGGATCCCAGAGTGAGGCGAGATGAAGGCATAGACGTATTAGCGTGCTGGAGCAGCTTCAAGATGTCGGCCGGAGTGATGTTCGCCAAGTCTCCCAAGACACCTGAATGAACAGTTGGACGTAATGAGGGTTCGATTTTCTGCAACGCGCTGACCACATCAAGATATAGGGGAAGCCATTTCATGGACCAGTGACTGGCTTGTTCCAGCACTACCACGCGAGATACGGAGGACGGGATTTCATGAAGAATCCTAGATGGAAGCAGAGGTGAAAGGAGGGATACCGACGCAAAGGCAACACCGTCGATCTCGATGTCAAGTCCGCCATTTCCTAATAAGAAGATAACAGTGTGTGGTTCTGGCGGACTTTTGGCGACGAACGGTCTTATCGGCCGTCGAACAAGCGAGACTGTGCTGAGGGAAGCATGTTCATAGGCCTTGAACAATGCATGAAGTGCGGGGTGTTCGTCTTCATGGCTGTATCCGCTGTTGGCGTGGCCATTAAGGTGACCGTTGCTGCCGTTCGTCTTCGTGTGGCCATTACTGTGACCGTTGGTATGACCATTAGAACCATTAGCGTGTCCGTTTGAATGGCCGTTAGCGCCGTTAACGTGTCCATTCGTATGCCCATTAGAACCATTAACATGACCATTGCCGTTCAGGTGGCTGATAGTGGCGGTGGGATTAGATTCGAACAAGAACGATACGATTCGCTCCTCGGGTATTTCCTCCGCAGGAGAATCATGAGACGAAGCATCTGAATAGAAGATGTGAACGACCGCCTTTTTCTCAGAGCGGGCTAACTTTGAAGCTAGCAGCGCATTGTCGTGAGCCTGCTGAGCATtgatggaaagaaggaaaaacgGTCCGACGGCCCGCAAGAGTAGCGCATCCGAAAGGTCGTCTCTAACGGCGATGTGTAGGACGAGAGGGAGTGATGAGAGCTCTGAAGAGGCTAAAACGAGTCTTGTGATTGACTGTGAGGTTGATGTAGAAGTGAAGGAGATGAGAGCTGAATTTGACGAAGCACGTTTGATGGCTGCAGCTGGGTCGGCTAGATGAGGCACTGGGAGGACATTCGGGGTTCGCTTAGATGCCCTTGCGACATTGTCAAACACTGAAGAGTAGTGTGAACTGGAAGAATTCGGCTGTAACGAATGAAGCAGAGTGTCTGATGCAATGAACGCAATTCGAGCCACAGTATCTATCGAGGACATGTTTGGGCCCTATGGAAAGAGATCAGTGAGCGAAAAATCGCAGCTGAAAGAACCGTACACGGTCGTACGAGGAGATGGTGGGGGTTTGAGGATAAACCGTATCTCATGTCCCGAATTCATTTATCTCACTAAAGCTGGCGACAGTGTTGTGCAATCTTCAGAGCACCTCATAGCTTTGCCCATGTTTTGACTTGCCATCTTGGGAAGTCCTGTCAGTCATATTCCGTCCTTGAAGTTCGGAACTATGGCCGTTCGTGAGTATAGAGTACTGTCAGGTAACTAGTTACTAGCATTATCCCGCACTGCACACGGAGCCACTTAAATCCTATCAAAAATCGAAACTTGGCCCAGACCCTGCTCGTACTAAATCCCGAATCTCATATCGATCCATACCAGCATCCAATAGTCCTTCGGTCAACGTGTTAGACCACGCCTTTCTACCAGCCCGTCGAACACGCCGACTATCATCGTACAAAGGATTGCGCGGTTGTAGAAGATTCTGGACGTGGCCACGGACAAGATCTGGCAGTCCGGAATTTTCCGTCGTGTCATCCAACAAGCCCAGCATAGCGAGAAGAATGGTCACAGAAACCCCCTCTTCATTCCCTCCAATGTATCCGAAATATCCCTTGCCGATCCGCGTACGCACGACCGCGAATTCCTCAGTCCTTTTAATGTCATTGGTAGGCAGAGCAGAACATGGGTTTGACAAGTACACGGCACACTCCTTGGCGACGCCCCGCAAATGAACCGCTTTCATGTTACTACTAGAAGGCAACGACGGGTTCTTTTGGACCATTTCGGATGCGGGGTTCCTTTCGAATGTAGCACTAGTACCATCACAAGCGCCTAGGTCCCACGGAAGACCCCAGGCACGGAAGAACAATTGTAGTCTCGGGTTGCTCATGTGCCTGCTGAATAGCCCCCCTACGGCCACCAGACCGCCGGCTTTCGCATATTCGACAATTTTATTCAGGAGCCTGCTATTCTCCGCGTCCGCGATACCGAAGTCAGTTATGAAGATACCCCACAAATCCCGAGAGTTCATGAACGACAGGGCCATTTTCGCTGTGAACACCTGTTTGATGtggactttctctcgaaggGTGCAGACAAACTGTTTGTTGTCCTGAATCCAGTTCTCACAGCGGAGAGAAAGGACCATCACGTAACCGGGAGAAGTGGCAACCGCGACCAGAGCGTTGACGAAAGACTCGCCTTCTTCCCTAGCTTTGTGGAGGAGATTGAGGTTGTGTCCCCAGGTTCCTCGTGTCCGGATGGTGTCGATATCGCGGGGAGGGTTCAGACGGCTGCTGCTTATGAGCTTGTGTATCATATCGACCACTTGTCTTTCGTCTTCGCCATGGGGGATGTGCAAACGAACCATCAAGACCTCTTGAAATAATGCTTCTACCAGCTCCTCGTTCTTCCACCATCCTTTGTCCGGCAAGTAGGCTTTGTCATGTGAATACATGCATTTTGCACCGAATTCGCAGCAATCAAGGATGTGGAATAGGCAAACGTTTCTTCCCCTGAAACGATTCATCAGCGCGTAGAAGGGCCGAGGAGGAGTGGGTTCGGCTTACAATCTATCCCGAATGCTTCTGTCGTCAGGCGCGTGCGAGTAAAGGCACTCATTTCCACGGGTACATCGACCTTGGTTGTAGTACTTGCAGGATATCCCGTTACCACTATGTTCACAGTCACTAGAGCCGGAGTCGGAGGTTACTTCTGCTCGGTCGTCTTTGTCGTACGGTGGCCACTCGTATTCACTCTCGGTGAACTGGTCGTCAGAAAAGGAGTTTTCGCCTTGTTCGAGGACTCTCGTAGCTCGTAACTCAGAGGCGACGTCCGgtatgccaggatcgaatcGAAGGATGGTTTCGAAATCTAGAGAAAGGTTGGCTACATATAGAGGCGGGATATAGCAAGATACCGACCTATTATAGCACCTATGGCCCGTCGCTGTTCCTTTCGAGCGAGGGCACGACGATAACGAGCCTCTACATTGGATGGGTCGTGTATCAAAGCTTCTGTAGCAATCTCCTCGGCTTGATCAAATCTATAATTTTGTTCATCAAAGTGAGTGATACATACGTTGAGCCGAAGATGGATGAACTCACAACCCAAGTTTTAAATATGTTGCAGCTAAATTTGTCAACAGAACAggtttcttcccgccgaggTTGACGGCTTGTTCGTATTTCTTTGCCGCTTCAGAGTATCTAGCTTGTTTGAAGAGGTCGTTTCCCTAGATTGGGCAGTAGCAGGTCCAGCATTTAGAAATCAATTGCAACCATACCTCCTGTTTCAATTTATTCCTAGCCTCTGCTCTCTGCCTAGCGCGTGATTCACGTATTTGAGCGCGTTCCGCCACTAATCTTTTGTTGGTGTTTTCCGTGTTCGAAGTTGAGGAATCGACTGGCCTAAGGTTGAGTGGAGATAGACTGGAAGCAGTTGGTCGCTTTTGTCCTCGACTGTATGATTTGGACTTGGGTGGGCGAGGCATGAAAGGAAGACAGTGTGTGGACGCGACCACAGGCGTCGGCGACAGAGTAAATCTCGGCAACTTCCGAACTCTGTCTATCTAATGTACGACTACCCAGTTCATGTCCGAAATCATTTCTCAAGAGATCAATTGCGCCCAATGTATTAACAATGCTCTGGTCC
Above is a genomic segment from Marasmius oreades isolate 03SP1 chromosome 4, whole genome shotgun sequence containing:
- a CDS encoding uncharacterized protein (BUSCO:EOG092657UN) — encoded protein: MPRAEVGTPKYVANKMKSKGLQRLRWYCQVCEKQCRDENGFKCHAQSESHLRQMLVVGEHAGKHIASFSQQFQSEFVSLLSRRFGTKRVFANRVYQEYIADKSHLHMNATRWVTLTEFVKHLGRSGIARVDDTEKGWFIAWIDNSPKALAKAEASMKKERSTTSDEQRERMLIAEQIERAAAEAENGASPRSSDSPPAEEGLKRDDGSEKVVISFGAKPTNADNTGETSSSSSTASTPSASIGLKMNPLKPKVNPLKSTINPLKAGNPLKRTNPLKPTSAPSASQAEESKKRSAPMTAAEQLILEDQQRKRRRMERESVV
- a CDS encoding uncharacterized protein (BUSCO:EOG0926047G), translating into MSSIDTVARIAFIASDTLLHSLQPNSSSSHYSSVFDNVARASKRTPNVLPVPHLADPAAAIKRASSNSALISFTSTSTSQSITRLVLASSELSSLPLVLHIAVRDDLSDALLLRAVGPFFLLSINAQQAHDNALLASKLARSEKKAVVHIFYSDASSHDSPAEEIPEERIVSFLFESNPTATISHLNGNGHVNGSNGHTNGHVNGANGHSNGHANGSNGHTNGHSNGHTKTNGSNGHLNGHANSGYSHEDEHPALHALFKAYEHASLSTVSLVRRPIRPFVAKSPPEPHTVIFLLGNGGLDIEIDGVAFASVSLLSPLLPSRILHEIPSSVSRVVVLEQASHWSMKWLPLYLDVVSALQKIEPSLRPTVHSGVLGDLANITPADILKLLQHANTSMPSSRLTLGSIPTSPTSSHAEPHVPKHELSYTKILSHLFQDRLDVCNSPSLVASQGEIATTPEFALGRVRGQLGQRDELVAAVRELLQVPDLNANLHSLLSKWVLAKDHATKGRALGDDIVKFLKATPVSHTAASRILSLRAHFPARSRWIIGSDAWSYDIGSSGLHHAIASGLNINILIIDTIPYTARNTGDPSRRKHDVGLYAMNHGDVYVASVAVYSSYAQVLQSIMEADAYNGPSVVLAYLPYRSEDAPALDIVKETKLAVDAGYWPLYRWDPSKERVGKEPFSLDSDSVKNDLQQFLDRQNHLSQLVYSKPELATEIVSSLGENVKEARKRKATQSYNELLNALDAPPVTILYASDGGAAEKVAKKLASRAKVRGLEATLGTIDSMNLDTLANEEHVMFITSTAGQGEPPQNGRQLFKASNAAAARGDKLFTKLKYAVFGMGDSKYWPRPEDAHYYNKPARDLDARLEKIGGERVIPLGLGDDQDADGYMTGYQEWEPLVWKLFGVDSIEVTEKEPDPITNEHIKAASNYLRGTIAEGLLDTSTGALAPSDTQLTKFHGIYQQDDRDIRDERLAQGVEPAYAFMIRVRMPGGICKPDQWLQMDQIADEHGSGTFKITTRQTFQFHGVIKRHLKPAIKDINRVLLDTLAACGDVNRNVICSSIPSKSKLHAQVHQFCVTVSNYLIPRTTAYHEIWLDKKMVAGEALKVVEPVYGEFYLPRKFKIAVAVPPTNDVDVFANDLGFIAIVEESGKLTGFNVAIGGGMGVTFGNKKTYPRTADVIGFCTPEQGKYVAEAVVIVQRDNGNRADRKNARLKYTIDRMGLDVFKAAVEKQLGYELQPARAYTFDRNIDDFGWTTGEDGRHHFTMFIENGRIQDEPGKDFKTGLREIAKVHKGAFRLTTNQHLVVSDIPSEDLHLIKGILAKYKMDNLNHSGLRLSSSACVAFPTCGLANAESERYLPILIDKVERICEENGLRNDSIVMRMTGCPNGCARPYVAEIAFVGKAPGQYLMLLGGGYYGQRVNKIYNESVTEPEILAILRPMIKRYALERHEGEHFGDWTIRAGYIAKTNQGKEYYDRMGGEEQFQTQP